A window of Amycolatopsis australiensis contains these coding sequences:
- a CDS encoding aminotransferase class V-fold PLP-dependent enzyme: protein MRAFGTEFACPPGYLNTASVGIPPAPVAAAVAESVERWRTGASRPGDFDAYVARSRAGFARLLGVDPGRVAIGASVSQLVANVAAALPAGTRVLAAEGDFTSVTFPFAANGATVTEAPLEALPARVEGHDVVAVSVVQSADGRIVDLPALRAAAEAAGAAVLLDASQAAGWLPLEVAWADWVVAAGYKWLLSPRGSAWLVVRPDAGERTRAVAANWYAGEDPWSTVYGLPLRLAGDARAFDLSPVWLAQVGAAAALEYLGGLDLAAVAAHDVGLADSLRTELGLPPGGTAIVSLDGDPERAAAAGIVSSVRGGRVRVGFHLYNTADDVERVLHAFG, encoded by the coding sequence ATGCGCGCCTTCGGAACCGAGTTCGCCTGCCCGCCCGGATACCTCAACACGGCCAGCGTCGGCATCCCGCCCGCACCGGTCGCCGCCGCCGTCGCCGAGTCGGTCGAGCGGTGGCGCACCGGGGCGAGCCGGCCCGGGGACTTCGACGCCTACGTCGCGCGGTCGCGGGCCGGGTTCGCCCGGCTGCTCGGCGTGGACCCGGGGCGCGTCGCGATCGGCGCGTCGGTCTCGCAGCTGGTCGCCAACGTCGCCGCCGCACTGCCCGCCGGCACCCGCGTGCTCGCCGCGGAAGGAGACTTCACGAGCGTGACGTTCCCCTTCGCGGCGAACGGCGCCACGGTCACCGAAGCGCCGCTGGAAGCGCTGCCCGCGCGGGTCGAGGGGCACGACGTCGTCGCGGTGAGCGTCGTCCAGTCCGCCGACGGCCGGATCGTGGACCTCCCGGCGCTGCGGGCCGCGGCCGAGGCGGCCGGCGCGGCGGTGCTGCTGGACGCCAGCCAGGCGGCGGGCTGGCTGCCGCTGGAGGTCGCCTGGGCGGACTGGGTGGTCGCGGCGGGCTACAAGTGGCTGCTGTCGCCGCGCGGGAGCGCGTGGCTCGTGGTGCGGCCGGACGCGGGGGAGCGGACCCGGGCGGTGGCGGCGAACTGGTACGCGGGGGAGGACCCGTGGTCGACGGTCTACGGCCTCCCGCTGCGCCTGGCCGGCGACGCCCGCGCGTTCGACCTCTCGCCGGTCTGGCTGGCCCAGGTCGGCGCCGCGGCGGCGCTGGAGTACCTCGGCGGCCTCGACCTGGCGGCCGTCGCGGCGCACGACGTCGGCTTGGCCGACTCGCTGCGCACGGAGCTGGGGCTCCCGCCGGGTGGCACGGCGATCGTCTCGCTCGACGGCGACCCCGAGCGGGCCGCGGCGGCGGGGATCGTCTCCAGCGTCCGCGGCGGCCGCGTGCGCGTCGGCTTCCACCTCTACAACACCGCTGACGACGTCGAACGCGTCTTACACGCGTTCGGGTGA
- a CDS encoding isocitrate lyase/PEP mutase family protein: protein MDEFRALHVPGNPLLLPNAWEFGVGAFLAAQGFRALGTTSLGVSAAAGEPDGAPSTRDATVALARRLARLDALVSVDIADGFSADPAEVADLAAELADAGAAGVNLEDGRAGGSLAPAEVHATLVEAVKARVPDLFVNARTDTHWLGDRSIAEAERRVRAYAAAGADGVFVPGLAAPADVERVVAAGIPVNLLFLPGKVTVAGLAELGVARVSLGSLPYRVALAAAAETALAVRDGREPPLRPPSYADVVALLP, encoded by the coding sequence ATGGACGAATTCCGTGCCCTGCACGTCCCCGGGAACCCGCTGCTGCTGCCGAACGCGTGGGAGTTCGGCGTCGGCGCCTTCCTCGCCGCGCAGGGCTTCCGCGCCCTCGGCACGACCAGCCTCGGCGTGTCCGCGGCGGCGGGCGAGCCCGACGGCGCGCCGTCCACGCGGGACGCGACCGTCGCGCTGGCCCGCCGCCTGGCCCGGCTGGACGCGCTGGTCAGCGTCGACATCGCCGACGGCTTCAGCGCGGACCCCGCCGAGGTGGCCGACCTCGCGGCGGAGCTGGCCGACGCCGGCGCGGCCGGCGTCAACCTCGAAGACGGCCGCGCCGGCGGCTCCCTCGCCCCGGCCGAGGTCCACGCCACCCTGGTCGAGGCGGTGAAGGCGCGGGTCCCGGACCTGTTCGTCAACGCGCGGACCGACACGCACTGGCTGGGTGACCGTTCGATCGCCGAAGCCGAGCGGCGGGTGCGGGCGTACGCGGCGGCGGGCGCGGACGGCGTCTTCGTGCCGGGCCTGGCCGCCCCGGCGGACGTCGAGCGTGTCGTCGCCGCCGGGATCCCGGTCAACCTGCTGTTCCTGCCGGGGAAGGTCACCGTGGCCGGGCTGGCGGAGCTGGGCGTCGCGCGGGTCAGCCTGGGCTCGCTGCCGTACCGGGTCGCGCTCGCGGCCGCCGCGGAGACCGCGCTGGCCGTGCGCGACGGCCGGGAACCGCCGTTGCGCCCGCCGAGCTACGCCGACGTCGTCGCCTTGCTGCCGTAA
- a CDS encoding YlxR family protein has product MRTCVGCKRRALIGELLRVVAVAGRVVVDERRRLPGRGAWLHPDPDCLAKAERRRAFPRALRAPGALDAREVREHVERTTPHHETGTSPGSRGTKEAGRPVMSQP; this is encoded by the coding sequence GTGCGGACTTGTGTCGGCTGCAAGCGGCGGGCCTTGATCGGTGAGCTGCTGCGCGTGGTCGCGGTGGCCGGGCGGGTGGTCGTCGACGAGCGTCGGCGGCTGCCGGGCCGGGGGGCTTGGCTGCACCCCGACCCGGACTGCCTGGCCAAGGCCGAACGGCGGCGAGCATTCCCGAGAGCCCTGCGGGCTCCCGGGGCGCTCGACGCCCGCGAGGTCCGCGAGCACGTCGAGCGCACCACCCCGCACCACGAAACCGGGACGTCCCCGGGTTCGCGAGGAACGAAGGAAGCAGGTCGACCCGTCATGAGTCAGCCGTGA
- a CDS encoding PH domain-containing protein has translation MKLRPPRHPLDRRAIAWWRAQGALVFGTAALVLALPGALVPPAAPWLLGPAAVVAVLGAAWCAVLPRWWFGLHRWEVTGTAVYVRSGFLRQEWRVAPLSRVQTVDTLRGPLQQRFGLATVTVTTASARGAVRLRGLDARVAADVAEQLTERTEATPGDAT, from the coding sequence GTGAAACTCAGGCCGCCGCGCCATCCGCTCGACCGGCGGGCGATCGCCTGGTGGCGCGCGCAGGGCGCGCTCGTCTTCGGAACGGCGGCCCTCGTCCTGGCCCTGCCCGGCGCGCTCGTCCCGCCCGCCGCGCCGTGGCTGCTGGGGCCGGCCGCCGTCGTCGCCGTGCTCGGCGCGGCCTGGTGCGCCGTGCTGCCGCGGTGGTGGTTCGGCCTGCACCGCTGGGAAGTCACCGGGACCGCCGTCTACGTGCGCTCGGGCTTCCTGCGGCAGGAGTGGCGGGTCGCGCCGCTGTCGCGCGTCCAGACCGTCGACACGCTGCGCGGGCCGCTGCAGCAGCGCTTCGGGCTCGCGACGGTCACGGTGACGACGGCGTCCGCGCGCGGCGCGGTCAGGCTCCGCGGGCTCGACGCGCGGGTCGCCGCCGACGTCGCCGAGCAGCTGACCGAACGCACCGAAGCCACGCCCGGGGACGCGACGTGA
- a CDS encoding ferritin-like domain-containing protein, producing the protein MTGRPTDLTRRAALRAGALAALAVPLAACGPGYDESPDPLQPLLAAAEADAAAARALAKGEDAGPAGQLADARAAHAAALKSEVDRLNRPKPSPSATPPAPAALGGMKDRLAAARKQAEDLVGALPRYRAGLVAAVAAGCAALQRTDPALGPGDDAPAVTAPSGAPAPEVVDPLQTALAAEHAAVWVYGLVSAFLPADFADAEKAGAAEHAVRRDLLQTMLSAAGATPVAPEPAYVPKDPVTDAKSAARVVATAEADCASAWLAVVGHTDDASLRTTALHALVAASRRGTPWRAEAGEKPAAIALPGRPG; encoded by the coding sequence GTGACCGGAAGACCGACCGACCTGACCCGTCGTGCCGCCCTCCGCGCGGGGGCGCTGGCCGCGCTGGCCGTTCCGCTCGCCGCGTGCGGGCCCGGCTACGACGAGAGCCCCGACCCGCTGCAGCCGCTGCTGGCCGCCGCCGAGGCGGACGCCGCCGCCGCGCGGGCGCTGGCCAAGGGCGAGGACGCCGGCCCCGCCGGCCAGCTCGCCGACGCGCGCGCGGCGCACGCGGCCGCGTTGAAGTCCGAAGTGGACCGGCTGAACCGGCCGAAGCCGTCGCCGTCCGCCACGCCGCCGGCCCCCGCCGCGCTGGGCGGCATGAAAGACCGGCTGGCCGCCGCGCGCAAGCAGGCCGAGGACCTCGTCGGCGCGCTGCCGCGCTACCGCGCCGGGCTGGTCGCGGCGGTGGCGGCGGGCTGCGCGGCCCTGCAGCGCACCGACCCGGCGCTCGGGCCGGGCGACGACGCTCCGGCGGTCACCGCGCCATCGGGCGCGCCGGCCCCGGAGGTGGTGGACCCGCTGCAGACCGCGCTCGCCGCCGAGCACGCCGCCGTCTGGGTGTACGGCCTGGTCAGCGCGTTCCTGCCGGCCGACTTCGCCGACGCCGAGAAGGCGGGCGCCGCCGAGCACGCGGTCCGCCGCGACCTGCTGCAGACGATGCTGTCGGCGGCCGGGGCGACGCCGGTCGCGCCCGAACCGGCGTACGTGCCGAAGGACCCGGTGACGGACGCCAAGTCGGCGGCCAGGGTGGTCGCGACGGCGGAGGCCGACTGCGCGTCGGCGTGGCTGGCGGTGGTCGGCCACACCGACGACGCGAGCCTGCGCACGACGGCGCTGCACGCCCTGGTGGCGGCGTCCCGGCGCGGAACGCCGTGGCGCGCGGAGGCGGGCGAGAAACCGGCGGCGATCGCGCTGCCCGGCCGGCCGGGCTGA
- the nusA gene encoding transcription termination factor NusA, with protein sequence MNVDIAALRAIERDKDIPFETVIEAIETALLTAYKHTEGHQPHARIDIDRKTGLVRVLAHTLTPDGQVDEEWDDTPEGFGRIAATTARQVILQRLRDAEHEKTFGEFSTKEGEIVAGVIQRDARANARGMVVVQVGDTEGVLPAGEQVPGESYEHGSRIKAYVVTVSRSNRGPQITLSRTHPNLVRKLFALEVPEIADGTVEIAAVAREAGHRTKIAVKSTVPGVNAKGACIGPVGARVRNVMSELAGEKIDIIDYSEDPARFVGNALSPAKVVSVRVVDERAKTARVVVPDFQLSLAIGKEGQNARLAARLTGWRIDIRSDAAPADDEGDQDHARPPRPAATTGSAE encoded by the coding sequence GTGAACGTCGACATCGCCGCGCTGCGGGCGATCGAACGGGACAAGGACATCCCCTTCGAAACGGTGATCGAGGCCATCGAGACGGCCCTGCTCACCGCGTACAAGCACACCGAAGGCCACCAGCCGCACGCCCGCATCGACATCGACCGCAAGACCGGGCTGGTGCGCGTGCTCGCGCACACGCTGACCCCCGACGGCCAGGTCGACGAGGAGTGGGACGACACGCCAGAGGGCTTCGGCCGGATCGCCGCCACCACCGCGCGCCAGGTCATCCTGCAGCGGCTGCGCGACGCCGAGCACGAGAAGACCTTCGGCGAGTTCTCCACCAAGGAGGGCGAGATCGTCGCCGGCGTCATCCAGCGCGACGCCCGCGCGAACGCCCGCGGCATGGTCGTGGTCCAGGTGGGTGACACCGAGGGCGTGCTGCCCGCCGGCGAGCAGGTGCCGGGGGAGTCCTACGAGCACGGCAGCCGGATCAAGGCCTACGTGGTCACCGTGTCGCGCAGCAACCGCGGCCCGCAGATCACGCTCTCGCGCACGCACCCGAACCTGGTGCGCAAGCTGTTCGCGCTCGAGGTGCCCGAGATCGCCGACGGCACGGTGGAGATCGCCGCCGTCGCGCGGGAGGCCGGGCACCGCACGAAGATCGCGGTCAAGTCCACCGTGCCGGGCGTCAACGCCAAGGGCGCGTGCATCGGCCCGGTCGGCGCCCGCGTGCGGAACGTGATGAGCGAGTTGGCGGGCGAGAAGATCGACATCATCGACTACTCCGAGGATCCGGCCCGCTTCGTCGGGAATGCGCTGTCGCCCGCGAAGGTTGTTTCGGTACGAGTCGTGGACGAGCGGGCGAAGACCGCCCGCGTCGTGGTGCCGGACTTCCAGCTGTCGCTGGCGATCGGCAAGGAGGGCCAGAACGCCCGCCTCGCCGCCCGCCTGACCGGCTGGCGGATCGACATCCGCAGCGACGCCGCACCGGCGGACGACGAGGGTGATCAAGACCACGCCCGTCCGCCGCGGCCCGCCGCGACAACCGGTTCGGCTGAGTGA
- a CDS encoding DUF503 domain-containing protein produces MYVGALELDILLGDVHSLKQKRSLVRPVLAEVRKRFAVSVAEAGHTDLHRRTLIGVAVVAEGGEHVRDVLDSCERYVASRPEFELLSARRRLLGPED; encoded by the coding sequence ATGTACGTCGGAGCTCTCGAGCTCGACATCCTGCTCGGCGACGTTCATTCGCTGAAGCAGAAGCGGTCCCTGGTCCGGCCGGTGCTGGCCGAGGTGCGCAAGCGCTTCGCCGTGTCGGTGGCCGAGGCCGGCCACACCGACCTGCACCGGCGCACCCTCATCGGGGTGGCCGTGGTGGCCGAAGGTGGCGAGCACGTCCGGGACGTGCTCGACTCGTGTGAGCGGTACGTGGCGAGCAGGCCGGAGTTCGAGCTGCTCTCCGCGCGCCGCCGGCTGCTCGGTCCCGAAGACTGA
- a CDS encoding PH domain-containing protein, whose product MTGWRRLDRRTLGVTAVVLSGAAVPPAVPVAAGLRAPWLVPVAVLLVAGAGVLADFLRWRHTRFRCTPDRLELEFRFVAHTRKSLPCDRIRTADLTAGPLHRAFGLAVLTVGTGQHESAGRGRLTLAPLARADAEALRTELLHRVTLPPATGGPLARFDPRWIRYAPLSFVAPALGLAAFGTVFKAADWFGAGSGLWHWLLARFGGLPLAVSILLLLVAAIVAGVVGAVGLFTERWWNHRLERERGGTLRVRRGLFTTRSTTLEERRLRGVELVEPLGARLAGAARVDAIATGIEHDDDRAEAKTLLPVAPRETALDVAARVVGEPVDGVALVPHPPAARGRRLRWALLTALAPVLTLLALGALLTDVLLVLGGVLAVVALPAAVLLGLDAYRGLGHGRTGRHLLTRAGTLRRGTAVLARDGVIGWTVTQSVFQRRRGLATFTATTAAGSGAYSVRDADADEGLEFATAAVPGLLAPFASVPAEASRA is encoded by the coding sequence GTGACCGGCTGGCGCCGGCTCGACCGGCGCACCCTCGGCGTCACCGCCGTCGTGCTGAGCGGGGCGGCCGTCCCGCCCGCGGTCCCGGTCGCCGCCGGCCTCCGGGCGCCGTGGCTCGTCCCGGTGGCCGTCCTGCTGGTCGCCGGTGCCGGGGTGCTGGCGGACTTCCTCCGGTGGCGGCACACCCGGTTCCGCTGCACGCCCGACCGCCTGGAGCTGGAGTTCCGGTTCGTCGCCCACACGCGCAAGTCCCTGCCGTGCGACCGGATCCGCACCGCCGACCTGACGGCGGGCCCGCTGCACCGCGCGTTCGGCCTCGCGGTGCTGACCGTCGGCACCGGGCAGCACGAGAGCGCCGGGCGGGGCCGGCTCACCCTCGCCCCGCTGGCCAGGGCGGACGCCGAAGCCCTGCGGACCGAGCTGCTGCACCGCGTCACCCTGCCCCCGGCCACCGGCGGCCCGCTGGCGCGCTTCGACCCGCGCTGGATCCGGTACGCGCCGCTGTCGTTCGTCGCGCCGGCCCTCGGGCTGGCCGCCTTCGGCACGGTGTTCAAGGCCGCCGACTGGTTCGGCGCCGGCAGCGGGCTGTGGCACTGGCTGCTGGCCCGCTTCGGCGGCCTGCCCCTGGCCGTGAGCATCCTGCTCCTGCTGGTGGCCGCCATCGTGGCCGGCGTGGTGGGGGCGGTGGGGCTGTTCACCGAAAGGTGGTGGAACCACCGGCTGGAGCGCGAGCGCGGTGGCACCCTGCGCGTGCGCCGCGGCCTGTTCACGACCCGCTCGACCACGCTCGAGGAGCGGCGGCTGCGCGGCGTCGAACTCGTCGAGCCCCTCGGGGCCCGGCTCGCCGGCGCCGCGCGGGTGGACGCCATCGCCACCGGCATCGAGCACGACGACGACCGGGCCGAAGCCAAGACGCTGCTGCCGGTGGCACCACGCGAAACGGCCCTCGACGTGGCCGCGCGGGTCGTGGGCGAGCCCGTCGACGGCGTCGCGCTGGTGCCGCACCCGCCGGCCGCGCGGGGACGGCGGCTGCGGTGGGCCCTGCTGACGGCCCTCGCGCCGGTGCTGACGCTGCTGGCGCTGGGCGCGCTGCTCACCGACGTCCTGCTGGTGCTGGGCGGCGTCCTCGCCGTGGTCGCGCTGCCGGCCGCGGTGCTGCTGGGCCTGGACGCCTACCGCGGCCTCGGGCACGGCCGCACCGGCCGCCACCTGCTCACGCGGGCCGGCACCCTCCGCCGCGGCACAGCCGTGCTGGCGCGGGACGGGGTGATCGGCTGGACGGTGACGCAGTCGGTGTTCCAGCGCCGCCGCGGGCTCGCGACCTTCACCGCGACCACCGCGGCGGGCTCCGGCGCCTACTCGGTGCGCGACGCCGATGCCGACGAAGGCCTCGAGTTCGCCACGGCGGCCGTGCCGGGGTTGCTGGCGCCGTTCGCTTCGGTGCCCGCCGAAGCGTCGCGGGCCTAG
- the rbfA gene encoding 30S ribosome-binding factor RbfA: protein MADPARARKLAKRISQIVASAIEHEVKDPRLDYVTITDTKVTGDLHDATVYYTVLGEKLDSVPDFAGAAAALESARGVLRTKVGQGTGVRYTPTLTFVADTIPEESKRIEDLLAKAREADAEVARRATGAQHAGDADPYKPPRETAEDDEFAEEESRG from the coding sequence ATGGCCGATCCTGCTCGGGCTCGCAAGCTCGCCAAGCGGATCTCGCAGATCGTCGCGTCGGCGATCGAGCACGAGGTCAAGGACCCGCGCCTGGACTACGTGACCATCACGGACACGAAGGTCACGGGCGACCTGCACGACGCCACGGTGTACTACACGGTGCTGGGCGAGAAGCTGGACTCCGTCCCGGACTTCGCCGGCGCCGCCGCCGCGCTCGAATCGGCGCGCGGCGTGCTGCGCACCAAGGTCGGGCAGGGCACCGGCGTCCGCTACACGCCGACGCTGACGTTCGTCGCCGACACGATCCCCGAAGAGTCGAAGCGGATCGAAGACCTCCTCGCCAAGGCCCGTGAGGCCGACGCGGAGGTCGCGCGCCGCGCGACCGGGGCCCAGCACGCGGGTGACGCCGACCCGTACAAGCCGCCGCGCGAAACGGCAGAGGACGACGAGTTCGCCGAGGAGGAGAGCCGGGGCTGA
- the infB gene encoding translation initiation factor IF-2, with amino-acid sequence MPGKARVHELAKELGITSKDVLAKLKEQGEFVKSASSTVEAPVARRLRDAYAPKGAKKPTPGPSARPGPPAAKPGPAAPKPPAPAQQQAPAAQAAPAPAPAAPQQQAPAAAKPATPGQRPGPRPGPRQQPAAPAPQEQVPAAKAEAPAAPKQDTPAAPAQGTGSVVPPKPQGPKPGGPKPGPRTPRVGNNPFGVGSGAPAPRPQAPRPGGGQGGDNRPPRPGGGQGGGDRPAPRPGGGAGGNRPSPGNMPPRPNPGMMPGRTQRPAGPGGGARGGPGGGARGGPGGGGRPGGGGGFRGGPGGGGGGGGFRGGPGGGGGGGGFRPGGGTGAPAGGGGFRGGGGGRGGPGGRGGTAGAFGRPGGPSRKGRKSKRQKRQEYMDNMQAPSVGGVRLPKGQGETIRLPRGASLTDFAEKIDANPASLVQVLFHLGEMVTATQSVSDDILELLGGEMNYNVQVVSPEEEDRELLETFDITYGEDEGGEEDLQVRPPVVTIMGHVDHGKTRLLDTIRKTKVRESEAGGITQHIGAYQIETELDGTPRLITFIDTPGHEAFTAMRARGANSTDIAVIVVAADDGVMPQTVEAINHAQAAKAPIVVAINKIDKEGANPDKIRQQLTEYGLVAEEYGGDTMFVEISARENINIDGLLEAILLTADAALDLRANPDMEAQGVAIEAHLDRGRGPVATVLVQRGTLRVGDSVVAGDAYGRVRRMVDEHNVDVTEALPSRPVQVIGFTSVPGAGDTFLVVDEDRVARQIAERRSARTRNALNASRRKRVSLEDLDSALKETNSLNLIIKGDNSGTVEALEASLLQLDVGDDVELNVVHRGVGGVTESDIDLATASDAIVLGFNVRAQGKATERATREGVDVRYYTVIYQAIDEIEQALKGMLKPEYEEVELGRAEVREVFKSSKIGTIAGCLVMSGEIRRNARARLLRDGTVVAENLPISSLRRFKDDVVEVREGYECGLTLGSYSDIKVDDVIETYEQREKPRA; translated from the coding sequence GTGCCAGGCAAGGCCCGCGTACACGAGCTCGCGAAGGAGCTCGGCATCACCAGCAAGGACGTTCTCGCGAAGTTGAAGGAACAGGGCGAGTTCGTCAAGTCCGCGTCATCCACGGTCGAGGCGCCCGTCGCCCGCCGTCTCCGCGACGCGTATGCCCCCAAGGGCGCCAAGAAGCCCACCCCCGGCCCGTCGGCGCGCCCCGGTCCGCCGGCCGCCAAGCCCGGACCCGCCGCCCCGAAGCCCCCCGCACCTGCCCAGCAGCAGGCACCGGCGGCCCAGGCGGCGCCCGCTCCGGCTCCGGCCGCACCCCAGCAGCAGGCGCCCGCGGCGGCGAAGCCGGCCACCCCGGGGCAGCGTCCCGGCCCGCGGCCCGGCCCGCGCCAGCAGCCCGCCGCGCCCGCACCCCAGGAGCAGGTACCGGCCGCCAAGGCCGAAGCGCCTGCCGCACCCAAGCAGGACACCCCGGCCGCGCCCGCGCAGGGCACCGGCTCGGTCGTCCCGCCGAAGCCGCAGGGCCCCAAGCCCGGCGGTCCCAAGCCCGGTCCGCGCACCCCGCGGGTCGGCAACAACCCGTTCGGCGTCGGTTCCGGCGCCCCGGCTCCGCGTCCGCAGGCCCCGCGCCCCGGTGGCGGTCAGGGCGGCGACAACCGCCCGCCGCGTCCCGGTGGCGGTCAGGGCGGCGGTGACCGTCCGGCCCCGCGGCCCGGCGGCGGCGCCGGCGGCAACCGGCCGAGCCCGGGCAACATGCCCCCGCGGCCGAACCCCGGCATGATGCCGGGCCGCACGCAGCGTCCCGCCGGTCCCGGTGGCGGCGCCCGCGGTGGTCCCGGTGGCGGCGCCCGTGGCGGTCCCGGTGGCGGCGGCCGTCCCGGTGGCGGCGGCGGTTTCCGCGGCGGTCCCGGTGGCGGCGGCGGTGGCGGTGGCTTCCGCGGCGGTCCCGGTGGCGGTGGCGGCGGTGGCGGCTTCCGCCCGGGCGGCGGCACGGGTGCCCCGGCCGGTGGCGGCGGCTTCCGCGGTGGCGGCGGCGGCCGTGGCGGCCCCGGTGGCCGTGGCGGTACCGCGGGTGCCTTCGGACGCCCGGGTGGTCCCTCGCGCAAGGGCCGCAAGTCGAAGCGGCAGAAGCGCCAGGAGTACATGGACAACATGCAGGCGCCCAGCGTCGGCGGCGTCCGCCTGCCCAAGGGCCAGGGCGAGACGATCCGGCTGCCGCGCGGTGCCTCGCTGACCGACTTCGCCGAGAAGATCGACGCCAACCCGGCTTCGCTGGTGCAGGTGCTCTTCCACCTCGGCGAGATGGTCACCGCGACGCAGTCCGTGTCGGACGACATCCTCGAGCTGCTCGGCGGCGAAATGAACTACAACGTTCAGGTCGTCAGCCCCGAGGAGGAGGACCGCGAGCTGCTGGAGACCTTCGACATCACCTACGGTGAGGACGAGGGTGGCGAGGAGGACCTGCAGGTCCGGCCGCCGGTCGTGACCATCATGGGTCACGTCGACCACGGTAAGACCCGCCTGCTCGACACGATCCGGAAGACGAAGGTCCGCGAGAGCGAGGCCGGCGGCATCACGCAGCACATCGGTGCGTACCAGATCGAGACCGAGCTCGACGGCACCCCGCGGCTGATCACCTTCATCGACACCCCGGGTCACGAGGCGTTCACCGCCATGCGTGCCCGTGGTGCGAACTCGACCGACATCGCGGTGATCGTGGTGGCGGCCGACGACGGTGTGATGCCGCAGACGGTCGAGGCGATCAACCACGCGCAGGCCGCCAAGGCCCCGATCGTGGTCGCGATCAACAAGATCGACAAGGAAGGCGCGAACCCGGACAAGATCCGGCAGCAGCTGACCGAGTACGGCCTGGTCGCCGAGGAGTACGGCGGCGACACGATGTTCGTGGAGATCTCCGCGCGGGAGAACATCAACATCGACGGCCTGCTCGAGGCGATCCTGCTGACCGCGGACGCCGCGCTGGACCTCCGGGCCAACCCGGACATGGAGGCCCAGGGTGTCGCGATCGAGGCGCACCTCGACCGCGGCCGCGGCCCGGTGGCCACCGTCCTCGTCCAGCGCGGCACGCTGCGCGTCGGTGACTCGGTCGTGGCGGGTGACGCCTACGGCCGCGTCCGCCGGATGGTCGACGAGCACAACGTCGACGTCACCGAGGCGCTGCCGTCGCGGCCCGTCCAGGTCATCGGGTTCACCTCGGTGCCGGGCGCGGGCGACACCTTCCTGGTGGTCGACGAGGACCGCGTCGCCCGGCAGATCGCCGAGCGCCGGTCGGCCCGGACGCGCAACGCGCTCAACGCGTCGCGTCGCAAGCGGGTCAGCCTCGAGGACCTCGACTCCGCCTTGAAGGAGACGAACAGCCTCAACCTGATCATCAAGGGTGACAACTCGGGTACGGTCGAGGCCCTGGAGGCATCGCTGCTGCAGCTGGACGTCGGCGACGACGTCGAGCTGAACGTGGTGCACCGCGGTGTCGGTGGCGTGACCGAGTCGGACATCGACCTGGCGACCGCGTCCGACGCGATCGTCCTCGGGTTCAACGTCCGTGCCCAGGGCAAGGCGACCGAGCGGGCCACCCGCGAGGGCGTCGACGTCCGGTACTACACGGTCATCTACCAGGCGATCGACGAGATCGAGCAGGCCCTCAAGGGCATGCTCAAGCCGGAGTACGAAGAGGTCGAGCTGGGCCGCGCCGAGGTCCGCGAGGTCTTCAAGTCCTCCAAGATCGGCACGATCGCGGGTTGCCTGGTCATGTCCGGCGAGATCCGGCGCAACGCCCGGGCCCGTCTGCTCCGCGACGGCACCGTCGTGGCGGAGAACCTGCCGATCAGCTCGCTGCGGCGGTTCAAGGACGACGTGGTCGAGGTCCGCGAAGGGTACGAGTGCGGTCTGACGCTGGGCTCGTACAGCGACATCAAGGTCGACGACGTGATCGAGACCTACGAGCAGCGCGAGAAGCCGCGCGCGTAG
- the rimP gene encoding ribosome maturation factor RimP, which yields MPGELASRLQPIVAEAVTAAGFDLDSFEVQQAGRRQLVKVVVDADDGVGLDEVAEVSRKVSAALDENEHVLASAYTLEVTSPGLDRPLTQPRHWRRARFRLVKITPAEGAPFVGRVGHAGEDAARVLAGGKLRDVRYADVAKAVVEIEFKQPPAEELKLLEDDASGMIGAGQAETEKGSK from the coding sequence GTGCCAGGAGAACTCGCCAGCCGGCTTCAGCCGATCGTGGCCGAAGCCGTCACCGCCGCGGGTTTCGACCTCGACTCGTTCGAGGTGCAGCAGGCCGGCCGGCGTCAGCTGGTCAAGGTCGTCGTCGACGCCGACGACGGGGTCGGGCTGGACGAGGTCGCCGAGGTCAGCCGCAAGGTGTCGGCGGCGCTCGACGAAAACGAGCACGTGCTCGCGAGCGCGTACACGCTGGAGGTCACCTCACCGGGCCTCGACCGCCCGCTCACCCAGCCCCGGCACTGGCGGCGCGCGCGGTTCCGCCTGGTGAAGATCACCCCGGCCGAAGGGGCGCCGTTCGTCGGCCGGGTCGGTCACGCGGGCGAGGACGCCGCCCGCGTCCTCGCGGGCGGGAAGCTCCGCGACGTCCGCTACGCCGACGTGGCGAAGGCGGTCGTGGAGATCGAGTTCAAGCAGCCGCCCGCCGAGGAACTGAAACTGCTGGAAGACGACGCGTCCGGCATGATCGGCGCCGGTCAGGCCGAGACGGAGAAGGGGTCGAAGTGA